In Phycisphaerae bacterium RAS2, the DNA window CCTGATGGTCGCTGCCGAGCGGAAGGAAGGCGACAAGGAAAAGGGTCGCATCGTCGTCTGCGGTTTCGGCGCGGCGCTTCGGGATGATTTCCTCTCGCAGCCGGTCTGGTCGGAAGGTGATACGCTCAAGCTCGATCCGCCGCCCGCGGAAAACGTGGATCTGTTCGTGAATGCGTTGTACTGGTTGATCAACGAGCCGCAGTGGATCGCGCGCGGGCCGGTGCCCGTGCCACGGGTCGAGCCGATCGAGCCGGCCCGGCGCAAGCTCGTGCAGGCGTTTGTCTGGGGCATCTGGCCGGCGGCGGTTTTTATTCCCGGTGTGATCCTCTGGTCCGTGCGTCGCCGCTGATCGGCGTCGCGCGCGTCGAACGGGGCAGCGCGTTCGGTTCGGTTCGCAGTGTGCCGGTCCTACGAATAACAGTGATAAGGCAGCCATGAATCGCAATACGACAATCGGCTTGGTGTTGGCATTGGGTGTGGCCGTCGTCGGCCTCTGGTGGGCAGGTTCGACGTCCAAATCGCCGACGGCGCTCGACGATGCAGCAGGCCCGAAGCGGCTGATCGACCCGCCGCTGGGCGAGATTCGCGAGTTCGAGGTCGCGTCGTCCGGAACCGCCGCGCCGCTCAAGTTCGCCATTGAATCCGGCAAAGCGAAGATGACGTCGCCCGTCCCCGGTCCGGCCGACTACAACGCCCTGACCATGAGCACGACGATGTACAAGGAGATGCGCTACAGCCGCGCGTTCCCCGTGGGCGATGCCGAACGGCCGACCGAGCAGATGTCGGGCCTGGCCAATCCGATTCGTACCATCACGCTGAAGGATGGCGAGGGGCGTTCGGTGGTGCTCAAGATCGGCGCGAGGCAGGCGTTGTCGGCCAAGACGTACGTTCAGAAGCAGGGCGACGAGAAGATTTACCTTGTTGATACGGATGTCTCCGCCGAGCTGCGCAAGGGCCTTGCCGATTATCGCGGCAAGCGCCTGACGGAGTTCGCGCAGTCCGATGCCGTGCGGATCGAGATTCAGGGCGACCCGAATTATGTGCTCGTGCGCGACGGTGAACACTGGAACATCGACGCGCCGTACAAGGCGCGCGCTGACCGACTGGTCGTGAACCGGATACTTGCGGCCGCCGCGAACCTTAACGCGAACAAGTTCGTCGACGACGAAGCGAAGAACCTGCGGCCCTACGGGCTGGAAACCCCGCGCACCATCGTGACGGTCGTGACGGAGAAGAAGACGCCGCGCCCGCAGCCGACGACGGCACCGGCCTCCGCGCCGGCCGAGCCGCAGTTCGACGTGGAGACAAGCACGTTCAAGCTGGCGCTGGGCGGCGTCGCCGACGAAATGGTCTTCGCGCGAATGCTCGAGCCGGCCCTTCCGTCGGTCTTCGACGTGCTGCAAAGCAGCGTGAAAGACCTGCAACTGCCGCTGGATGAGCTGCGCGACAAGACGGTCGTTTCGCTGGCCGGCCGCAATGCACAGAAAATTGTCTATACGACGGGTGCGACCTCCGTCTCGGTCGTGAAGAACGCCGCCGGTCAGTGGGAGTTGGAGCCTGCCACGCCCGTCGAACCGGCTCGCCCGGCCGAATTGGCCGCCGTGGAAGACCTGCTCAAGAATCTGCGCGAACTGAAGGCCGTCGGCTTTGAAACGACGCCCACGCCGGTGATGGGTTTCGATTCGCCCCGCGCCCGAATCGAATTGACGCTCGAGGGCCAGGTAGAGCCGCTGCGACTCGCCATCGGGCAATACACACCGAGCAAGACCGGCGCCTACGCGCGAAACGAGCAGGACATGGCGATCGCGGTCATCCCCGCGAAAGTGGCGGACGATCTCGCTGCCGGCCCGCTTTCTTTCTGGAGTCGCGATTTGGTCCGTTTCACGCGCGATCACGTGGTGGAGTTCGAAGTGGCGCGCGACGGCAAGACGCTCAAAATGGCAAAACAGGGCGCAGCGTGGAAGTTCATCGCGCCGATTCAGGGCGATTGCGAGCAGGGCATCCTCAATGCAGCCCTCGCCGATCTGTCGAATCTTCGCGGTCGCCGCGTGATCGGGCTGGCCGCCGACGCGAAGAAACTGGGGCTGGACAAGCCCGTGGTTCGTGCCGTCGTTTCGACACAAGTCCCGTCGCCCCCCCCAAGCACCCAGACCAGCCAGCCGGCCGAGCCGCCGGCGCAGCCGATCGTTCGCCATGCCGTTCTGATTGCCCGCGAGCTGGACGGCGAGCGCATCTTCGCCATGGCCGAGGGCGGCGATCGCATCTGCGAAATCGACGCCCGGGTGATTCAAAACCTTGAAGCCGAGTTCTTCTCGACGCGCATCGCTTCGGTCGAGCCGGCCGACGTCACCCAGCTTCGCAGCGACGGCAGCACCAATTTTCTATTCGAGAAGGTCGGCGAGAACTGGCGGCTTCGCGGAGAGGACACCTTCGCCGTCGATGTCGCCAAGATCACCCAGTTCTGCTCCACGCTTCGCGACCTCCGCGCCGCGCGATACGTCACATACGACGGCGCAAAGCCGGCCGACTACGGGCTGGATTCTCCTCAGCAGTCCATTACGGTTCAGACGACCGCAGGGGATTCCTTGACGCTGAATCTGTCGGCCAGGGGGCCGGACAGTCAGAGCCGCTATGCTTCGCTTGCCTCGGTGCCGGGCCGCGTTTTTGTCATCAAATCCGAGGACGTTCCAAAGCTTGCCGTTGGTCTGCTACACTTCCAGGCGGCCGGCTGACCCCAAACCCCGAATCCGGCCCGCGGCCTTCCACTGTTTGACGAATTTGCCCCACCGGGCAGAATGCCATCATGCAAATCGAAAGCGGCCCCAATACCGAGCGTACCATCCGCAACTTACTCATGCTGCTCATGGTGGCGTTCTTCGCCGCATGGTTCGCATACGACGGCTGGGTCGGCTACCCCTCAAAGAACTTCGAAGACCTCCTCAAGCAGATGCCGCCGGAGCTGCGCGAGAAGGCGACGTCGGCCGTGGTTTATCCGTCGATCACCGAAGCGATTCTTCCGGTCATGGAAGAAGCGAAGCAGGCCCCTTCCGCCGTCGCTGCGCGTGATATTCTGGAGACAGCGGTCGGCGGTCCGCCTTCGCTGGAGAGTCCCGATACCTGGTTTTACTTCGGCCCGGCGCTGGGTTTCAAATTGACCTTCGAGCGCGGCGCGCCGGCTCGTTTGGCGGCGATGCGCACGCCCAAGAGCGCGATGGACATTCGATTGCAGCAATACATCGCCATGGGCCTGATGGCGCTGACCGCGTACCTGCTCGTATTCAATCTCATGCTTCGGCGCACGCGCATGCGGCTGGATGACGCCGGGCTGACGGTCTCCGGTACCGGCCCGATTCCGTGGAGCGCGATGAAGTCGCTCGACATCAGTCGATTTGCAGCCAAGGGCTGGGTGGACCTGATCTACGATGACCACGGCTCCCAGCGCACCCTTCGCCTGAACGAGTACCATCACAGCGCGTTTGACGATGTGATCGATGCCCTGTGCCGGCAGAAGGGCTTTGAGAACCCGCTGCCGCTGCCCGAATCTCCGTCCGATGGGGCGTCATCCCCGGCGGACTCGAAACCCGGCAAGTAATATACAAATGACTTTTTAGTTCGCCGAGTCGGTCGGCCGCTGGAGCCGGCGCGTGGCCGGGCCGCGCGCGGCGGGCGGGGGGGCGGTCGGCTGCGATGCCGGTTCGCCGCTCGGTTGATCGGGGCCTGCGGCTGCGCCGGTCTCACGCAATTCACCGAAGAGCGGATCGACGCGCACCATTTCGCATCGCCCGGAGATGACGGCGCCTTCCTGCACGATGATCTTCGGCGCGCGGATGTCGCCCGTCACGCGGCCCGTCGAAGCGATTTCCACGGACTCGTTCGCAAGCACCTGCCCGACGACGCGACCATGCACCACGACGCGCCGCCCGAACACGTCGACGTTCAGCCGGGCCGTCGGCTCGATCAGAATGTCGCCACAGGTCATTAAGACCTTGCCGGGGTGTGTCCCGGTGATGCGCAGGTCTTCGAGGTTCACACGCTTCTGACAGCTCGGGCAGAAGACGGACAGTGCCCGTGCCGAGACCTTCATCAGGCCTTTGCAGTGAAAGCAGCGAACAATCCTTGTGCCTGCCGGGTCCATTTGCCCTCTCATGGCCGAGCCGGGCATTCTGCGGGTTGAGCCGCTTGCTCGCCAGCACATCGGTTTGAACCGGCCGCGGACAATTGACGTCCGATATCACTCGATTCCGACGGCGAGCCCGAACCTTTTTCCGGCTGAAGCGTTACAAGAGGGTAGGTTCTGACGTCGTCGTTTCGTTATCGGACACCTCGATGTTAGGGATATTTTTGGAGAGTGGTCATTGCGGCGTGGCCCACTTAAGGGCTTGCAATCGCAATAGTTATGAGCGAGCGACAGCAGGAATCCGCTCGCATGCGTCGCCACGATTCTTGACCCTTGGCTTTATTTGACGTATCATCGCACCCTATGGGACGATCCCTTACTCCAGCGCGTAAGACCCGAAAAGCCCCCCGAAAGCCCGCCAAGAGCGGTACCTCGTCCGGCAAACGTGCCGTTGCGCACCGACATGCCGGCAAGCCCGACATCGCGGTCAACCCGGCGTCAGCCGCCGTTTCGTCCGGGGCCTCCAAGTCAATCCGAACCTACCGCCAGGCGATGGACTTTCTTGGCGCGCAGGTGAACTACGAACGCCGCCCGCCCACGGCCAAGCAGCGCGCCGCGTTCACGCTCGGTCGGATGAAGCGGTTGATGACCGACCTGGGCAACCCGCACAAGGCGTTTCGCAGCGTCCACATCACCGGCACGAAGGGCAAGGGCTCGACGGCCACGATGCTGTATCACATGCTGCGGAACAACGGCATGAACGTCGGGCTGTATACCTCGCCGCACATCATGGACGTGCGCGAGCGGATTGTCGTCAACGACGACAAGATTTCCGAGGCCGCCCTGACGCGTTACATCGCGAGGATCGCCGACGTCTCCCGGCACTACGGCGCGGACAAACCAACGTATTTCGAGATTCTCACCGCGGCGGGGTTTCTGTACTTCCGCGACAAAAAGGTCGAGATCGCCGTGGTCGAGGTCGGCCTGGGCGGCCGGCTCGATGCGACGAACGTCCTGCGCCCGGATGTCTGCGGCATCACCAGCATCAGCCACGATCACATGGCGCAGCTTGGCAACACGCTTGAGGAGATCGCCGAGGAGAAGGCGGGCATCTTCAAGGAGAAGGTGCCGGTCATCAGCGCGCCGCAGCCCAAGAACGTGAAGACCGCGCTTCGCAAGGTTGCCGAGCGCGTCGGCTGCCCGCTCCAGTTCGAGGGCGACGAAATCGAGTTCAGCTATCGCTTCGAGTCGTCGCGCGTGGCCGGGCCGCAGGCGCGCATCTGCATCACGACTGCGACGAGCCATTTCGACCACCTGCCCGTGCCGCTTGTCGGCGAGCACCAGGCGATCAATTGCGGCCTGGCGGTCGGCCTGCTTGACCAGCTCAAGGCCAATGGTCTGAAGCTCGACGAGGAAGCATCCATCGCCGGACTGGCGAAGGTCAGCCTCGAAGGGCGCATGGAAATGCTCTGCGATGAGCCGCGTGTCCTGGCGGACGGCGCGCACAACGCCGCCAGCATCGACGCGCTCATGCGCGCCATCGGGCAGAACATCACCTGCGATTCCACCGTGGTCATCTTCGGCTGCTGCGCCGACAAGGACGTGACCGGCATGCTTCGCCTGATTCAGAACGGCGCCGACAAGGTCATCTTCACGCGGATCAACTCGCCGCGGTCGGCCGACCCGGCCGAACTGGCCGCCGCATTCGTGGAATTGAGCGGACGCATGGCCCAGACCGCGCCGAACCTGGCGACGGCGCTGGAGATTGCC includes these proteins:
- a CDS encoding BacA-like protein, producing MDPAGTRIVRCFHCKGLMKVSARALSVFCPSCQKRVNLEDLRITGTHPGKVLMTCGDILIEPTARLNVDVFGRRVVVHGRVVGQVLANESVEIASTGRVTGDIRAPKIIVQEGAVISGRCEMVRVDPLFGELRETGAAAGPDQPSGEPASQPTAPPPAARGPATRRLQRPTDSAN
- a CDS encoding Folylpolyglutamate synthase, which produces MDFLGAQVNYERRPPTAKQRAAFTLGRMKRLMTDLGNPHKAFRSVHITGTKGKGSTATMLYHMLRNNGMNVGLYTSPHIMDVRERIVVNDDKISEAALTRYIARIADVSRHYGADKPTYFEILTAAGFLYFRDKKVEIAVVEVGLGGRLDATNVLRPDVCGITSISHDHMAQLGNTLEEIAEEKAGIFKEKVPVISAPQPKNVKTALRKVAERVGCPLQFEGDEIEFSYRFESSRVAGPQARICITTATSHFDHLPVPLVGEHQAINCGLAVGLLDQLKANGLKLDEEASIAGLAKVSLEGRMEMLCDEPRVLADGAHNAASIDALMRAIGQNITCDSTVVIFGCCADKDVTGMLRLIQNGADKVIFTRINSPRSADPAELAAAFVELSGRMAQTAPNLATALEIAEKAVTREDLICITGSFYLVSEAKAHFATHPHRAKSGALAF